The region atgtagtgggtgttcagccattatttatgtagtgaatgaatgagcctcagtttccccaaaagGGGATTAATAGTAAAAGAGATAATTTGTGTTGAGAatgtgtctggcacatggtgagCATGCGGCAGGCATTAGCTGTTGGCTGTGTGTATAAGGCTGGCCACGGGGATCCCAGAGCGGGCTGTTCTGGAAGAGCTTCCGGGGTGAACTAACCTGCCTGCCACGCTGGGCCAGAAGTGCTGGATGCAGGTTGGGGGTCAGCCTAGATGaactcctcctgctgctcccaTCAACCTGTGTTTGCAGGGCTCAGtgtctcctgcctcttccagcttcttggCCGGGGATGCTGAGACCAGACATGGTCACCAACCTCGACCTGGCCAGGTGGTGCAGGGTTACAGACCTGGGCCATCCCCTGAGTGTCTGGGGCCAGGGACAGCCCTGGAAGAAGAGCAGTCAGTTCTAAGGAGCAAAAACAGATGGGGTCCTGCCCCTGGAGCTTGTAGCCAGGTGTCGTTGGGCTGGCGACTTGTGCTCCTGAGCCTCTTCCTccctgtctgtgaaatggggtaacAGTGCCAGTCTAACACGGTCAATGTGAGCTGGTGGTGGCTGGGTGCTCGGCGTTCACAGcccccagggggcagggcaaggaaggggtggggagccACTACAGGAAATGGGTGAGGTCCCATTGGGAGGGCCTGGGCCGGCTGAGTCCCTCAGGGGAATGATGTTGGGCTTCTTCCAGAGGGCAGGGCCCATTTGAGGAAGGCAGCTGTGCTTGAGGTGGCTGTCCTCATctgtcacctgggagcttttgaGGCTGTGGGCACCGGCTTCCCCTTCAGAGACCCTGGGCCCCCTCCTAGGTTGCCCAGGCCAGGGCCCCTCAGCTGAGTCGCACGAGCAGGCAGGGTTCTGGACCACAGGGCAGAACTTCTGCCACATGTGCCACGAGAATCATCTCTGTGATGTCCTCTTTCTTACATTCCCATTGACCAGCTGGAGAAGCTAAGGCTCAGGCAGGGGAGGCTGGTCTGACCCCGGCCTCAGCAGCACTAGTCTTGCTCAGTGTTGGGAACTGCTCCCGCCGGGGCACTGCTTTTCCACCCATGATGGCCTCAGCCCACGATAGGAAAACGTGCAGGAAGCGTTAAGATAGCTGCTGAGCCTGCCTGGGACCCTCTGTGGTGTCAGGAGGTGACAGGCCTTTCACCCTTGGTACCCTGAGTGTGCTGGGGCCACGGGaggctgaggcctggggaggagcaggctcGGCCCTTGGGCTCCCCTGCAGGGCACTCCTTGTGGAAGTGACGTGTTCTGCAGAGTCTGGACCTTCCAAGACTAGTGTGCTGGAGTTGGCGTGTCAGCAGTGAGGGGCATGCCTTCCAGATAATCAGATCCaggggcccctccctcccttccccccttcccccccccgtTAGCATTTAAGCCTGCTTTTTAGAGTGGCGGTGGTATTGCATCATggtggtgaggggggtgggggggctttgGGCCCAAGCAGGCAGGTTGGCACTGGCTCTGGCACTTCCTGGCTATGTGCCTTGGGTGAGGGCTCCCTTGTTTTTGAGCGGCCTATCTGGGGTCCCAGTCCTTAGCTTACAGACCCAGGTGAGGCTAGGTGGGTTATGCAGGTGAAGGTCTTAGCACAGTCCTTGGCACAAGGTGGGCATCTGATAGATATTACTCGCAGAGGCACTTGCAAATGGCACAGGCCCCAGCAGCTCTGTTCTCGGTGGGACAGCGCTCCCTGGAGGCCGGGGAGATGCAGCCTCTGCCGGCTCAGGGAGGTGCGTGGGCTGTGGGTGCCAGTGAGCCGCTGGCCAACAGGCCTGAGATCCAGAGTCCCTGCCATGTTGGTTCAGTGTCCCCTTCAGGTGCGGCTTTGTGTGTTTGCAATGACCAACCCGGGGTCACACAAGCACCCAGAGAATGTTCTCCAGGATGCTGCTGGGCTGCATGGGGCTCCGCCAGCTTCTCTTGGCCCCCATCCCAGAGCCTAGGGACGTTGGCATTCACACACTGACTCCTCTTGTCTggccagtgggggtgggaggtggaaacTGGCTGGTTGAGGGCCGGAGGGTGGGTGGTCAGTGTCTCCCGGCCTTTCCCAGCCATGGTGATGTTCTGTCCCCACTGTGGCACATCGGGGAGGCTGGGGCAACTGCCCCCGGGCATCTCAGGGAAACGGGGGTCACGAGCTGAGGCCACTGGGTAAGGAGGTATTTCTGGCGGAGCAGGTGTGGCCTGTGCTGGTTTCTTGGCAGCTGAGCCCAAGGTCTTCTCAGCCACCCTGGCATGAGCAGTGTGACTTCGATACTTCTGGAAAGTGGAAGGGAAGAGGAGCTGCAAGTGCTGAGTCGCTGAGTCCAGGCAAATGTGCCTAAGCCTCTGCATCTGTGAAGTGGGTGAGCCGGTTGGGTGCTCTGCTGCTCAAGGCCAGGCCTCCACCCTCTGGGTGCCACAGCCCTTGGACCCTGAGTGGGGGCCTGTGGGGGCCATGAGTGCCTGGGCCAGTCAGCTGAAGACCTGTCAGGGCCTTAGCGTCTTTCCCTAGAGTCCTAGGATGCACGGAGCAGGGCTCGCACCCACAGCGGGCCTCTTGTGCCCCAGGCCCAGGAGAAGATGTTACCCACCAGGGCGCACAGTCCCTCACGGCCCCGGCTGTCCCACACAACGTGGCCCAGTTGCAGGGCCCTTTCCTGGCAGGCAGACCTCTGGGGTATGCTGCCTCGCACCATCTCTGCTGGGGCCTCTGCAAAGCGTGCGCTGGCTGGGGGTGCGGCCCCAGAGGCCTGTGTGTGGTGGGGGCTGGCCTTTCTTGAATACACAGGAGTGTGCACTGGGCTCAGGTGTTTACTGCGGCGTGACCTGGTTGTGCCCTCACCCTTTGGAACTCGGCTTCCTCATCTGAGAGTGGAGCTAACAGCCCTGCTCCCTCAGCTGCTATGCGGTTGGAAGGGGAGGATGAGGAGAGGGGTCTGGGAGGCTGCTGCAGCTAGCTCCAGGCCTGCTGTTCCCAATGCATACCCATTGGGCAGGGCCCATTTTAGGGTGCACAAAAGTTTCAGGTGTGTAAGTGGGAGCTGATGAGGGCAATCTGGAAGCCAAGCTGACTCTCAGGCCTGTGCCTGCCTTTGTCCCAAGGGGCCCTGGGATGTGCACTCCGCCCTGAGGCCACTGAGTCTTGTTCACAGATGGAGGGGGTCAGGCTGTGTTGGTaaagatggggacactgaggcttgaGAGGGGCTCGGGCTCCTGGCCTGGAGGCCTTGTGGGCACTGGTACCTGGGCCCTGGGTGCCATGGCTGCCCCGCAGCTCCTGTAGGAGCAGCACTTACAACCTGGGCTTAGGTGGTGCCTActcctcctgctgcttctcccttctgGGGCTCAGGTCAGAAACTtcagactccccccccccccccccaccccacttttcACTCCTCCATGGACACCTCTCTGCTCCCGACCCCACTGTTGCCTCTGCCCTGGTCTCACAATTCCCCAGGAGTGCCCGTGAGCAcctggtcccctccctcctctactTACAaaccctccctggcccccaccccactcagggTAAAACCCAGAGCCCTCCCTGTGGCCCACAAGGCCCTGCATGACCTGCGCCATCCCTTCGTGGCTTCCTGTCCTGCTCTCCCTTGCTTACTCTGTTCAGGCCACTTGGGCCTTCGGGCTCCTCAGCTGTGCTAAGCACAGTccagccacagggcctttgtacttggcGTTCCCTCTGCTTGGTGTGCATGCTTTGGTCCCTCACGTCCCACTTGCCTTTGCTCAGATGCCctttcctcagggaagccttccctgaccactctgtGGAAGATGGTCTCGGCTCCCCGCCTCCATTCCGTTTTTCTCCACAACTGTTGGTGACAAAACATGTCGCTGTTGTCTGCGCCCCTCCCCTACAGCGCACACAGGCTGGGGTGCCATCCTGTGAAGGCAGGGGCTTGGTTTTGTTCACCGCAGTGCCGGAgttgtgggaggaagggaggcaggaatggatgaaggaaggaatgaatggacGTGGGGCATTGGCTCCCGAGGCCTCTTGGCTGGTAGGTGGCAGAGCCCGAGCTGGTGCTCACTCTCTTGGTCCCACCTGGTCCCATCCTGCCCTGGAGTTGCCAGCTTGACGAGGTTGACAGGCTGTCTTCCCGCAGGTGGGAGTGGAGTCCACGGCCACAAGGGGGCGGTGGAGAGCAGGGCCGCCGCCACAGCCCAGCCGGGGGCTGTGGGAGGGACAGCGCTGCAGCCCTGCCCCTCTCACCCACACGTGTCTTGCTATTGTTAGGGTTCGGGCGCACTGTCACCAGCTGGATGGAGCATCATCACTCCACCCCTCTGACCTTGGAGTCCTGTGGTTGGGCCCCTTCATGGCCATGGTCAGGATCTGGGGAGAAAGGGCCTGGCACCCTGCATATCTGCCAGTACTATTTTGCCAGTATTGGTCTAGTAGTATTTATTCTTTACAGGATCATATTTAGGCTGGGCatgtttatgtactttttttttttagttgttattaCCCCTGTAAATCTTAACAGTAATCCTGTGAGATGGCAGGTGGGGGcagcccattttatagatgagaaaatggaggctcagagaggttgagtaacttgtccagggccacacagccaggaaatAGGTGAGTCTTTTTGACCTCAGAGCCTGGGGAATGTGCACATGGCCAAGAAGGCCCTTGAGCTTTCCTTGTGAGGAGGCCACTGGGCCTGTGGTAGTGCCTCTAAGGGCCCAGGCCCTGTAGAGCCTGTCACCATGGAGCCCCTTCTGTGTTGGGATTGCGGGTGAGGAAAGACAGCAGGCTTCCCCAGGAGCTGGAGCTGGCTTGGTCATTGACCCTTTCCCTTGGTGAGTAGTGGCCCAGAGCCTGGGAGGAGGGTCCAGCTGTCAGAATACTGGGTCCGCCAGGGTCACTGGAGCCAGGTGGGCATGTCTGTGGGCCTCAGAGAGGCTTCTCTGGAGCTAGGTCCCGGCTCAGGATAGGGAGAGCTCCAGGCAGCAGCTTCCACCCTGCCGCTCTGGGGTTTGGCAAGGTGGGCACGGCCCCCTGGCGTGTGGTgaaggaggagcaggaagggCCTTGGCTCAGAGGGTAGTGGGGAGGGAGCTTTAGGGTCCTggtgtgtgtgaccttgggcaaacccAGTGGCCTCATGCAGGTGTTTTACTGAGCCCAGCTCCTTGCTGGGCTGTTCTGGGTGCTGGAAATGATTGAGAACAGAACAGTCCTTGCCCTCAGGAGCTGGTATGTGGGAGTTGCTATTTTGAGTCAGGAAGGGCCTCACTTGAGAATTTGTCAGAAGGCCTAAGGACGTGAGGGAAGGAGCCCTGCAGGGTCTGGGGGTGAGCGATCCAGGCTGtgggaatagcatgtgcaaaggccctgagcctCTCCTGTAGTTGCATAACTGCTCTGCTTTTCCACTGCTCTGTGTTTCTCATCTGCTAGATGGGGTTCATCCCTGGAGCCTTGCTCTGGGCACCGGCACTGGCTCAGAACGGTGCTCAGAAAATGTCACCCCCGTTTCTACCAGTGCTATGTTGATCTGCAGCATCTTTTATTTCCATGAAGACAGGGAAGGCCATGAGCCCTGCTGCTCAGCAGTGGCTCTGGGTGCTCCCCTCCAGGCCGGGGAAAGTTGCAGCCTGGTCCCCACCCCGCGTCAGCGTGGGCTGTGGCCCCCACCCTttgtcctgccccctccccccacccccatgccctgACCTCGTGGCATGCCACGAGTTGCTGTTGGCTGGACCCTGGAATCTCAGGCGCCCGGGTGAGAATTTGTCCCAGGCTAGTGGAGCTGTCATCGCAGGGCCACACTCTTGGGTCCCAGGCCAGCGCGTCTGCCCTGCCCTTGTCCTCTGTGTCCATTGTGCCCGAGGCTGCGGTGCTACACCCCCTGCTCGTGGGCAGTGCTGGGACCTCAGGCTCAGGTGGCCCTCCTCACCCATCCATCGAATATAACACtcctcccagcccttcccctgCCTCTAGCTCCCTTAGGAGGGCTggcctctcctcctttcccctgcCTGTCTTCTCCCGAGGGGTGAGGTCTGGGCCTGCTGCCTACCCTTGTGTGCCCAGGAACCCTGCCTAAGGGCTGTGCGCGGCAGCTGCCTGCACCCCCTGACCTGGTCTAGGCCTGCCCTGggtccccaccccaggctggcaTCAGGCTTAgcaggcgagagagagagagagagagagagagagagagagagagagtgtgtgtgtgtgtgtgtgtgtgtgtgtgtgtgagagagaaggaggaagggagggagagggagggagggggaagcacAGGGTGTGGGAggcatgctcagcgcagagcagggggtggggtggcagggggtgggaggggtgcgGTGCGAGGGTAAGCTCTGGGACTGGAGCCAGGGAAGCACAAGACCAGGTCCCCATGTTTAGGCCTCAGTTGTAAGGGGGCCGGTGGGTGTGAGGGACCCTTGCTGCTCCCTGCCCTGGGACCTGTTTTTTTGATGGGTAGTTGGGGCCTGCTTGTTAGTCCCCCCTAAACATAATTGATTGAGGcgaaattcacataaaattaaccatttaaaaatgaatggttTAGCGGCATCAAATACATTCATACTGTCGTCTGCCCCCCTGCAGCCACCACCTCGATTTAGTTCCAGAATGTTTCCATCATCCCTAAAAGATACCAGGTTCCCGTTAGGCAACGTTCCTCACTgccccccttcccagcccctggcaacacaGTTATCTGTCTCCTTGCATCTGCCAATTCTGGACATTTTACACAAATATATGACTCTTTGTCTGCCTTCTTTTCCTTAgcataactttttttcttcttttttgccaCTTAGCataacttttatttcactttttattttgaaaaattatagacGTACGGGGAATTGCAGAAATCGTACAGAGAGGTCCTGTGTCCCACATCCCCCTCACCCCTCAGGGCCTTTCAGACCTCTTTCTGGGTGAGGGCCTGCTGGGTCCTGGGATTTGGGGGCAGGAAAGTGGCCCTGAGCTGAggcaacccccaccccaggtgggTTGGGCCCCTGGGTGCTGCCGCAAGGGCCAGGCTTACCTCTGGGAGGGCGCAGGCTCCTGTCCTCCGGCCTGGGACCGGACCGGGCGCGTCCATGGCTGCGGCTGCTGGGCGAGTGTCCCCCCTCCCGGccacccctcctgccacccaGCTTCCTCTCCCAGCAGCCAGTCGGGGCCCCCGACTCTCCTTGGGACCCTGGTCTGGTGCCcaggttgggggagaggggtaggatttcagccctcccccagcagctggccaggagggagaggggctggttGTATTTTAAGCTATTGAGTGGTTCAGCAGGAACTCGGAGGCCTCCTCTCCCAGGAGGCTCAGTGCTGCCTTCCTGCCCCACACAGGCTCCAAAGGCATGTGGGCACTGCCCCCCTGGGACCCAGGAACTATTAATATACTGTAGCCATGGGGCAGGCCCTATGCCTGCCCACGGCTCTGCTATTCTAGCCCTTTCTGGCACATTCTGCAtgtgccccttccctctcccacaaGTCCCCTCGGTGGGGCCTGGCACTCGGGGCAGTAGGACTGGTTTCCTTTTTCTGGCCCTTCTGTTTGGCTTTGTTATCCGTGTGGCTCAGAGGGGCTCCGTAACGTGCCCCCAAGGCCACATAGCTGGGCAGAGCCTGCAGTCGGCAGCACGCACACTCCATCTGGTGCAGCATCAATAGGTGGCATAGGCCAGGGCTGGGTTTTGGGCCCTCTCCCGTCCATGGTGTGGGGCGGGCATAGTGTACATGGGCCAACAGGCTCACATGCTGCCTGCCACCAGGGGGGCCGGGATCTGCACCCAGGCCTGTGCCCTTCCCACCGGGTCTCCTTGTGCCCAGCCTCATGGCCCCAGGTTTTGGGGCACTGTCAGGCACCGTGCTGATGCTTCACTCGCATTGTCTCATGACCCTTATAGCCCCTGGAGCTACACGCCTACCAACCTGCCCcccagctgaggctcagagagaagtgaGGGGCTGGTCACCCAGGGACTGAATGACAGGGCCAGACTCAGTCCCGTCTGCTGCCCACTGCGCACCTGTCACTGGGGGATGTATGAGGGGAGCCCTTTCCTTCTGGGGGTGCTGCCTGCGCTGTGGGTGGGTGGCTGTACCCTCAGAGAGCCCTGGctggggctctgccctgggtTTCTGGTCCTGCTCCTTTCCCCATGCTGCCTCTGACCGAGGCTCTACCAGGGCTGGGAAGGATTCTCAGCACCTGCTGGCCAGTGGCTGACTTGAGGTCagacccagccctgcctgccatgGCCCCATGTCTAAGAGCATCTGTGCCAAGCCCCCCAGGGGAGCACTTGGGCCTTTTGGGATCAGCTGGCCCCTGCTGGGCCTCCCTCTAGCTCCAGCAGTTCCTGTGTTCCCTGCTCCTCCTGGTGCCTTCTCAGACCTGCTTGGGATGGGTGGGCCAGATCCCCGAGGGCTCTCTCccgccccagctctgccccactGCTCTGCTACTGTCTGGCCACTGTCCGGAGGCTCAAGcagagcagtggggtggggggtggccaggCTGTGTGCTCTGGGCTTTGCGGGGGTCAGGGCCTAGGCAAAGGTGCTATGTTGGGCTGATGCCGTGGGAAGACTGCCCCAAAGGTGGCCTTGAACAAGGCCTGGGTGGACCTAGTGAGAAATGAGTGGAGAGGGAGGTCAGGGAGGCAGGGACCAAGGGTCATCAGTCCAGGCTGGGGATGCTAGCTGGAAACTTACTGGTTTCCTGACCCTTTCCACACTTAGAGAGAGGCTCTCTGCACCAATAACTCCGGAATCTGTCACCTCCCTGGGAACATAAATGCACAAGGAAAATAATCCGCAGCGTCTCTTACAGCTCAGAAGGGGAAATGGATGATCTAGCTCTCGGATTCTCAAAATAGCTGGGATTTCTCCAAGCCCAGTGAACTCTGCGGGCCGGAGCTGGGCGCCGGGGCTTGGGCTGCCCGCGGGCCGCTCACCCTCCTCCCGTGGCTGACCCTGCCTTACACTGGGCCCGGGCGCCTCCATGCCTGCCTCAGGGGGTCTCCCTGCCCCCTGGGCTGTTTGGGGGCTGTGTCCACTCGAAAGCCTCACTTTCAGGGGGACCCAGCCCCCGGGGGTTGCCCCCAGGAGGTGTGTGGCacggctcctggggggctcagtctggaGCAGTTTTATATTTAGCTGGGCATGGCTGCGGGGCACTCGGGTTACATCTGCACAGAAGGCAGCCGTGCCAGGGCAGGCACGGGCTCCTTTCCAGCACCGCAGCAGAATTTGATCACGCCGGCCCGGCCCAGGGCTGCTTCGCCTGGGGAGGTCCGTGGTGGGGGCTGACGGCCGGCAGCTGGGGCTGCTGGCTGCAGCGGGCAGAACAGGGCGGCATGGACCTGAACATGAGCATGGTGGCCCGGGAGGCCAGCCAGGGCCCCGGCCCCAGCCTCGGCCTCAATGGCCTTCCTGGGATCGCACCCGCCAAAGCGACCAAAAAACCTAAAAAGGCTGTTCTCTTCTTCGAGGTGGAGATTCTGGATGCGAAGACGCGCGAGAAGCTCTGCTTCCTGGACAAGGTAGAACCCTGGCGCCCGCTGTACTGGGCCAAGGGCATGGGGCCCGGGTCCCTGTTCCTTCCTGGGGCTTCTGGTTCTGAGGAGATGGGAGCTGTCCAGCTGGACCCTTTGTGTCCCTCCATCCTGTGTCCTGACTCCCCACCTACCCCTCAGCGTACAAGGAATACTTTCCCCAGGCCTGTTGCTGCCAGCTTGGGGTGGAGTGGGCACCGCTGGCCCTTGGGTGTGGCCAGGAGCTGGCCCccctggtgggaggaggggaagcagccTCCGTGGACCCTGCAGGGCTTTGGGGCCTGGGAAGAAGGTGGGAGTCTGAGACCTGCCCCCTGCCAAGGCCCGGCATAGGGGAAGGGGCTCCTGTCCCAGGGAGTTCTGGCCCCGAGAGGGCCGTCACTGTGAGGGGAGCTGCgggtggggtgaggaggagaggcagagaagcaggcccAGCTTCCTATGCTCAAACCGTCTCCTAGCAGGCCACGGGTGTCCTGGCTACCTTTGGTAAAACCGGGCCCTCAGGCCTGCGGCTCTCCCCACTGTGGCGGGGCCCTTGCTGCTCCTTTCGGCCATGTACGCGGGAGCCTGAACTCCAGCCTTCCCCTTCCCATAGCAGCTGCCCAGTCCCCCAGTCCATCCCCCCTTACCAGGAGGGGTCCTCAATCATGCCTGACCCTGCCCTGATTTCTTTGCGGCTTGCGCTTCCCCCAGGTGGAGCCCCATGCCACCATTGCCGAGATCAAGAACCTCTTCACCAAGACCCGTAAGTCCAGGGCCCATTCGCGCTGCCGTCCGTGACCCCTCTGggcaggggcctctgggtgggACCTGGTCCTGCACTCCTCTCCCCCCAGGTCCTGCAGAGGTGCCCCCAGAGTGGCCCAGGCTTCGCTTGGCTTGCCTGGGGCAGGTGTCCCTGCGTGGCCATCGGCAGGAACACCCTTGCCGGGCTTTCGGAAGGACAACATCCTGCCTCTGCGTGGGCTGTTCCCGGCTGTGTCCTGGAGGCACGGGCCTCAGAGGCCTCGCCTCGTCCCGGGGGGCTCTGCTATGCTGTGTGCTGTGACACCCTGCTCTCCCCACAGATCCGCAGTGGTACCCTGCCCGCCAGTCCCTCCGCCTGGACCCCAGTGAGTACAGCTGTCTGCTTGGCCACCCTTAGGCTCCTGGGTGGCGGTGGGCAAAGGTCTGGGCAGCCCTGAGCCCCAGCCTGTCTCTGCAGAGGGCAAGTCCCTGAAGGATGAGGATGTTCTGCAGAAGCTGCCCGTGGGCACCACGGCCACACTCTACTTCCGGGACCTGGGGGCCCAGATCAGCTGGGTGACGGTGAGTCCCAGCCCTAGCCGTGGCCTCCTTTCCCATCAGCCGCATTGGGGTGACTCACCTGCTCCCCATACCCCTAGGTCTTCCTGACTGAGTACGCAGGGCCCCTCTTCATCTACCTGCTCTTCTACTTCCGGGTACCCTTCATCTATGGCCACAAATACGACTTCACGTCCAGCCGGCACACGGTGGTGCAGTGAGTGGGGCCAGGTGGAAGGGGGCGatgcggggagtgggggggaaggCCTGCTGGACCCGCCCCAGCTGAGCCGGCTCCCCCTCCCAGCCTTGCCTGCATCTGCCACTCATTCCACTACGTCAAGCGTCTGCTGGAGACGCTCTTCGTGCACCGCTTCTCCCACGGCACCATGCCCTTGCGCAACATCTTCAAGGTGAGTGCCCGGGttctcccagccccacccaccgGGATACTCCCTGTTCCCTGTGCATCCCCAGTCCCACCCTCTGCGGGGTCAGGCCTCATCCGAGCCCTGCTTGCTTTCAGAACTGCACCTACTACTGGGGCTTCGCTGCCTGGATGGCCTATTACATCAACCACCCTCTCTACACGCCCCCCAGTAAGTGGCCTTGGacctgccccgccccaccctgtGAGCCTCCCACCCCACCGGGCTCTCCCCTCATAGGCCTcccctctctgcttcctcttcaGCCTACGGAGCTCAGCAGGTTAAACTGGCACTCGCCATCTTCGTGGTAagcaggctgggaggaggggaatggGGCGGGGAGTCGGGGCGGGGGTGCGCTCTGGGCTGACCCTGCTGCTCTGACAGATCTGCCAGCTTGGCAACTTCTCCATCCACATGGCCCTGCGGGACCTGCGGCCAGCTGGTGAGTGGCCTGCTCCAGGCAAGGGATGGTGGTGGGCAGGCTGGGCAGACTGGGCTAGGAGGTCTCACTTGTCCCTCCTGGCCTACCTGCCAGGGTCCAAGACCAGGAAGATCCCATACCCCACCAAGAACCCCTTCACCTGGCTCTTCTTGCTGGTGTCCTGCCCCAACTATACCTACGAGGTGAGGGTCTACtctgctcccttctctccctccagggGCTGGGGTCCCACATGCCAGCCcctattaggggtgcctggctcagcaGTGGGAGTATTTGGAGATGGAAGGGCTGGCCTTACTGGGAGTTGGGAGGTGGGTGAAGCCAGGCTTGCAGCtcgagggggctggggggcagccacatgatgcccccccccccgccgttcACTCAAGGCCTCTCTGGCATTGGAGTTTGGTTCCCACTCCCTTGCCCTGAAAGGGTTGGGGGACTAGTTGGCCCTGGGGGGTGGCGAGGCCTCTGGAGAACAGCCTGCActgcccaccctcacccccgACCGCTCTTCCCCACAGGTGGGGTCCTGGATTGGCTTTGCCATCATGACACAGTGTCTCCCAGGTGAGCCCGCTGTCCCTCCCTCTGTGGGGCCCAGCCCACTTGGGCTGTGCAGCTCCTCCCTGACACCCCTGCTCTACCCCACAGTGGCCCTTTTCTCCCTGGTGGGCTTCACTCAGATGACCATCTGGGCCAAGGGCAAGCACCGCAGCTACCTGAAGGAGTTCCGAGACTACCCACCCCTGCGCATGCCCATCATCCCCTTCCTGCTCTGAGCTGCTGCCCGCCTCCCAGGGTCCGCCAAGCCAGGCTCTCACCCCTCTGCGCCAACGTCATTCTGGGGGAGGAGCGGGGACTACCATTCTCCAGCACTTGGAATAAAACCTGCTTGTCCCTGCCAAACTCGAACTCAGGCTTtctttggggggctgggggggaaggTTTGGGGACCAGCACACCACAGAGAGAGGCACGGTTCCGGCTGAGGGGCCTGGAGGCTTTTATTTCTCAACTGGTCCACAGGGTGGGGGCGGATCCACTACAGGGTGACCTCGGGGGCCACCTTGCCGGGCCCCTGGCCTCTGGCCACATCCGCCTCCCTCTGCTCCCGCCGCTTCTTCCGCTGGAGCAGCCGACGTTCCCGCTCAAACTCCTTCATGCGCATCACGTAGCTGTGGGCAGAGGACGGGAACGGGCGTCAGGCTCCACGGCCAGGCCCTCCCAAGCCCCAGGGAGCCGAAGGTACAGGAGCGGGTGCCCCACAGCTCTCTGGGAAGCCTGTGACTGGGAAAGACCTGTGTGCCTGGCTCAAGTGTGGGGTGTGCCTGAGCCGGTGCTAGCTGGCTGACCCCAGTGAGCCCGGGGCAGAAGCCGGGCCTGGCCATTCCTCCAGGGGGCCTCCACGCCGCCTGGCCCACCCCGCGGGCTCCCTGAGACTCCTCTTTCAAGCAAGCTGGGGCCTGGCTGACCATCCCTCGTCTCCGGGGCAGTGTCCTGCGGGGcgccaggccagggctgggggtgcgGGGCAGGTCTGGGGCTCACTCGAGGTGCTCGCAGTACTCCCAGTCGTGCTGCTCGTGCTTGCAGCCCAGGAAGTTGGGGAAGCTGTCGCGCTTGCACTTGAGCAGCCGGATGAGGTAGTGGGCGCAGTAGTCTCGCTG is a window of Zalophus californianus isolate mZalCal1 chromosome 1, mZalCal1.pri.v2, whole genome shotgun sequence DNA encoding:
- the TECR gene encoding very-long-chain enoyl-CoA reductase, with the protein product MKHYEVEILDAKTREKLCFLDKVEPHATIAEIKNLFTKTHPQWYPARQSLRLDPKGKSLKDEDVLQKLPVGTTATLYFRDLGAQISWVTVFLTEYAGPLFIYLLFYFRVPFIYGHKYDFTSSRHTVVHLACICHSFHYVKRLLETLFVHRFSHGTMPLRNIFKNCTYYWGFAAWMAYYINHPLYTPPTYGAQQVKLALAIFVICQLGNFSIHMALRDLRPAGSKTRKIPYPTKNPFTWLFLLVSCPNYTYEVGSWIGFAIMTQCLPVALFSLVGFTQMTIWAKGKHRSYLKEFRDYPPLRMPIIPFLL
- the NDUFB7 gene encoding NADH dehydrogenase [ubiquinone] 1 beta subcomplex subunit 7; translation: MGAHLARRYVSDPSGEPDPQRMPTFPPDYGFPGRKEREMVATQQQMNDAQLVLQQRDYCAHYLIRLLKCKRDSFPNFLGCKHEQHDWEYCEHLDYVMRMKEFERERRLLQRKKRREQREADVARGQGPGKVAPEVTL